A DNA window from Streptomyces parvus contains the following coding sequences:
- a CDS encoding P-II family nitrogen regulator: MKLITAVVKPHRLDEIKEALQAFGVQGLTVTEASGYGRQRGHTEVYRGAEYTVDLVPKIRIEVLVEDEDAEQLIEVVVKAARTGKIGDGKVWSVPVDTAVRVRTGERGPDAL; the protein is encoded by the coding sequence ATGAAGCTCATCACCGCGGTCGTGAAGCCCCACCGGCTGGACGAGATCAAGGAGGCCCTCCAGGCATTCGGCGTCCAGGGGCTCACCGTCACCGAGGCCAGCGGTTACGGGCGGCAGCGCGGCCACACCGAGGTCTACCGGGGCGCCGAGTACACCGTCGACCTGGTCCCCAAGATCCGCATCGAGGTCCTCGTCGAGGACGAGGACGCCGAACAGCTCATCGAGGTCGTCGTCAAGGCCGCCCGAACCGGCAAGATCGGGGACGGCAAGGTCTGGAGCGTTCCGGTCGACACCGCCGTCCGGGTACGGACCGGCGAACGCGGCCCGGACGCCCTCTGA
- a CDS encoding [protein-PII] uridylyltransferase, translating to MTSTEVTTETEGSGPSGYAAARLRLLQREARSGPPRRAALARLTDAWLTGLFTAAADRTGVRGAALVAVGGYGRGELSPRSDLDLLLLHDGNADAPAVAALADSLWYPVWDLGLALDHSVRTPGEARKTASEDLKVQLGLLDARPVAGDLGLVAGLRTAILADWRNQAPKRLPALHELCQERAERTGELQFLLEPDLKEARGGLRDATALRAVAASWVADAPREGLDQARRTLLDARDALHLTTGRATDRLALQEQDQVAAALGLLDADTLLRQVYEAARTVSYATDVTWREVNRVLRARSARPRLRALLSGGLGTKPTPERTPLADGVVDADGEVVLARAARPERDPVLTLRAAAAAAEAGLPLSRHLVRHLATTAQPLPVPWPPEAREELVTLLGAGEATVGVWEALEAEGIVTRLLPDWERVHCRPQRNPVHTWTVDRHLVETAVRAASLTRRVHRPDLLLVAALLHDIGKGWPGDHSVAGEVIARDMATRIGFDQHDVGVIATLVRHHLLLVDTATRRDLDDPATVQAVAGAVANASTLELLHALTQADALATGPAAWSAWRASLVADLVKRVGAVLAGEFPDEPDDEAPSAEHERLAIEALRTGEPVLALHTRPGEPAGDGEVEPVGVELLIALPDRPGVLPAAAGVLALHRLTVRAADLRAVELPNEVGERADLLLLNWRVAAAYGSLPQAARLRADLVRALDGSLDIRARLAEREAAYPRRRGVKAPPPRVTVAAAGSRRATVIEVRAQDAPGLLHRIGNALEGSAVRVRSAHVSTLGANAVDAFYVTGADGEPLPPARASEVAREVEKALG from the coding sequence GTGACGAGTACCGAAGTGACCACCGAAACCGAAGGCTCGGGGCCCAGCGGCTACGCGGCGGCCCGGCTGCGCCTCCTCCAGCGGGAGGCGCGGTCCGGGCCGCCGCGCCGTGCGGCCCTCGCCCGCCTCACCGACGCATGGCTCACCGGCCTGTTCACCGCAGCCGCCGACCGGACCGGGGTGCGCGGCGCCGCACTCGTCGCCGTCGGCGGCTACGGCCGCGGCGAGCTCTCCCCGCGCAGCGACCTCGACCTGCTCCTCCTGCACGACGGCAACGCCGACGCACCCGCCGTCGCCGCCCTCGCGGACTCCCTCTGGTACCCGGTCTGGGACCTGGGCCTGGCCCTCGACCACTCCGTACGGACCCCCGGCGAAGCCCGGAAGACGGCGAGCGAGGACCTCAAGGTCCAGCTCGGCCTGCTGGACGCCCGGCCGGTCGCCGGAGACCTCGGCCTCGTCGCCGGCCTGCGCACCGCGATCCTCGCCGACTGGCGCAACCAGGCCCCCAAACGGCTCCCCGCCCTTCACGAGCTCTGCCAGGAACGCGCGGAGCGGACCGGCGAGCTCCAGTTCCTCCTGGAACCCGATCTCAAGGAGGCCCGCGGCGGCCTCCGCGACGCCACCGCCCTGCGCGCGGTCGCCGCCTCCTGGGTCGCCGACGCCCCGCGCGAAGGGCTCGACCAGGCCCGCCGCACCCTCCTCGACGCCCGTGACGCCCTCCACCTCACCACCGGGCGCGCCACCGACCGCCTCGCCCTCCAGGAACAGGACCAGGTCGCCGCCGCCCTCGGCCTCCTCGACGCCGACACCCTGCTGCGCCAGGTCTACGAGGCCGCGCGGACGGTCTCGTACGCCACCGACGTCACCTGGCGCGAGGTCAACCGGGTGCTGCGCGCCCGCTCCGCCCGCCCCCGGCTCCGCGCCCTGCTCAGCGGCGGCCTCGGCACCAAACCCACCCCCGAGCGCACCCCGCTCGCCGACGGCGTGGTGGACGCGGACGGCGAAGTGGTCCTCGCCCGCGCCGCCCGCCCCGAACGCGACCCGGTCCTCACCCTGCGCGCCGCCGCGGCCGCAGCCGAGGCCGGACTCCCGCTCTCCCGCCACCTCGTACGCCACCTGGCGACCACCGCCCAGCCGCTGCCGGTCCCGTGGCCCCCCGAGGCGCGCGAGGAACTGGTCACCCTGCTCGGCGCGGGGGAGGCCACCGTCGGCGTCTGGGAGGCGCTCGAAGCGGAAGGGATCGTCACCCGGCTGCTGCCCGACTGGGAACGCGTCCACTGCCGCCCCCAACGCAACCCCGTCCACACCTGGACCGTCGACCGGCACCTCGTGGAGACCGCCGTCCGCGCCGCCTCCCTCACCCGCCGCGTCCACCGCCCCGACCTCCTCCTGGTCGCCGCCCTCCTGCACGACATCGGCAAGGGCTGGCCGGGCGACCATTCGGTGGCCGGTGAGGTCATCGCCCGGGACATGGCCACCCGGATCGGCTTCGACCAGCACGACGTGGGCGTCATCGCCACCCTCGTACGCCACCATCTGCTGCTCGTCGACACCGCCACCCGGCGTGACCTCGACGACCCCGCCACCGTCCAGGCCGTCGCCGGGGCCGTCGCCAACGCCTCCACCCTGGAGCTGCTGCACGCCCTCACCCAGGCCGACGCGCTCGCCACCGGCCCCGCCGCCTGGTCCGCCTGGCGCGCCTCCCTCGTCGCCGACCTGGTCAAACGGGTCGGAGCCGTCCTCGCCGGGGAGTTCCCCGATGAGCCCGACGACGAGGCCCCCAGCGCCGAACACGAACGCCTCGCCATCGAGGCCCTGCGCACCGGCGAACCCGTGCTGGCCCTGCACACCCGGCCCGGGGAGCCCGCCGGGGACGGCGAAGTGGAACCCGTCGGCGTCGAACTCCTCATCGCCCTGCCCGATCGCCCAGGCGTCCTGCCCGCCGCCGCCGGAGTCCTCGCCCTGCACCGCCTCACCGTGCGCGCCGCCGACCTGCGCGCGGTGGAGCTGCCCAACGAGGTGGGGGAGCGGGCGGACCTGCTGCTGCTCAACTGGCGGGTCGCCGCCGCGTACGGGTCCCTCCCGCAGGCCGCCCGCCTCCGCGCCGACCTCGTACGCGCCCTGGACGGCTCCCTGGACATCCGGGCCCGCCTCGCGGAACGGGAAGCCGCCTATCCGCGCAGGCGGGGCGTCAAGGCCCCGCCGCCCCGCGTCACCGTGGCCGCCGCGGGCTCCCGGCGCGCCACCGTGATCGAGGTCCGCGCCCAGGACGCCCCGGGACTGCTGCACCGCATCGGCAACGCCCTGGAAGGGAGCGCCGTACGGGTACGGAGCGCCCATGTCTCCACCCTCGGCGCCAACGCCGTGGACGCCTTCTACGTCACCGGGGCCGACGGCGAACCCCTCCCCCCGGCCCGGGCCTCCGAGGTCGCCCGGGAGGTCGAGAAGGCCCTCGGCTGA
- the ffh gene encoding signal recognition particle protein, which produces MFDTLSDRLSATFKNLRGKGRLSEADIDATAREIRIALLEADVALPVVRAFIANVKERARGVEVSQALNPAQQVVKIVNEELVAILGGETRRLRFAKTAPTVIMLAGLQGAGKTTLAGKLGLWLKGQGHSPLLVACDLQRPNAVNQLSVVAERAGVAVYAPEPGNGVGDPVRVAKDSIEFAKAKVHDIVIVDTAGRLGIDQELMQQAADIRDAVSPDEILFVVDAMIGQDAVNTAEAFRDGVGFDGVVLSKLDGDARGGAALSIAHVTGKQIMFASNGEKLEDFDAFHPDRMASRILDMGDLLTLIEQAEKTFSQEEAAKMASKLQSSKGGKDFTLDDFLAQMEQVRKMGSISKLLGMLPGMGQIKDQINNIDERDIDRTAAIIKSMTPKERAEPTIINGSRRARIAKGSGVEVSAVKSLVERFFEARKMMSKMAQGGGMPGMPGMPGMGGGPGRQKKQVKQAKGKRKSGNPMKRKAEEQAAAARREQAAAQGGAFGLPAQDDKNFELPDEFKKFM; this is translated from the coding sequence GTGTTCGATACTCTCTCCGACCGCCTTAGCGCGACTTTCAAGAACCTCAGGGGCAAGGGCCGCTTGTCCGAGGCCGACATCGACGCCACGGCACGCGAGATCCGTATCGCCCTGCTGGAAGCCGACGTCGCCCTGCCTGTGGTCCGGGCCTTCATCGCCAACGTCAAGGAGCGGGCGCGCGGCGTCGAGGTCTCCCAGGCGCTGAACCCCGCCCAGCAGGTCGTCAAGATCGTCAACGAGGAGCTCGTCGCCATCCTCGGCGGCGAGACCCGGCGGCTGCGGTTCGCCAAGACCGCGCCCACCGTGATCATGCTCGCCGGTCTCCAGGGTGCCGGTAAGACGACGCTGGCCGGAAAGCTCGGCCTCTGGCTCAAGGGCCAGGGCCACTCCCCGCTGCTCGTCGCCTGTGACCTCCAGCGCCCCAACGCCGTCAACCAGCTGAGCGTCGTCGCCGAGCGCGCCGGCGTCGCGGTGTACGCCCCCGAGCCGGGCAACGGCGTCGGCGATCCGGTGCGGGTCGCCAAGGACTCCATCGAGTTCGCCAAGGCCAAGGTCCACGACATCGTCATCGTCGACACCGCCGGCCGCCTCGGCATCGACCAGGAGCTGATGCAGCAGGCCGCGGACATCCGCGACGCCGTCAGCCCCGACGAGATCCTCTTCGTCGTCGACGCGATGATCGGTCAGGACGCGGTCAACACCGCCGAGGCCTTCCGCGACGGCGTCGGCTTCGACGGCGTGGTCCTCTCCAAGCTCGACGGCGACGCCCGCGGTGGCGCGGCCCTGTCGATCGCCCATGTCACGGGCAAGCAGATCATGTTCGCCTCGAACGGCGAGAAGCTTGAGGACTTCGACGCGTTCCACCCGGACCGGATGGCCTCCCGCATCCTCGACATGGGTGACCTGCTCACCCTGATCGAGCAGGCGGAGAAGACGTTCAGTCAGGAAGAGGCCGCCAAAATGGCCTCGAAGCTCCAGTCGAGCAAGGGTGGGAAGGACTTCACCCTCGACGACTTCCTGGCCCAGATGGAGCAGGTCCGCAAGATGGGCTCCATCTCCAAGCTGCTCGGCATGCTGCCCGGCATGGGGCAGATCAAGGACCAGATCAACAACATCGACGAGCGCGACATCGACCGCACCGCCGCGATCATCAAGTCGATGACGCCCAAGGAACGCGCCGAGCCGACGATCATCAACGGTTCGCGCCGGGCCCGTATCGCCAAGGGTTCGGGCGTCGAGGTCTCCGCGGTCAAGAGCCTGGTCGAGCGGTTCTTCGAGGCGCGCAAGATGATGTCGAAGATGGCCCAGGGCGGCGGCATGCCCGGGATGCCGGGGATGCCGGGCATGGGCGGCGGCCCCGGCCGGCAGAAGAAGCAGGTCAAGCAGGCCAAGGGCAAGCGCAAGAGCGGCAACCCGATGAAGCGCAAGGCCGAGGAGCAGGCCGCGGCGGCCCGCCGTGAGCAGGCGGCGGCCCAGGGCGGCGCGTTCGGTCTGCCCGCCCAGGACGACAAGAACTTCGAGCTGCCGGACGAGTTCAAGAAGTTCATGTAA
- a CDS encoding methyltransferase domain-containing protein, with protein MTPTLVRNQLGADASAPADAGTRARDWAEIQERMLAPLYEAVYDRMEIGAATRMLSLGCGSGLAMLVAAARGAHVTGVDSDRERLALARARLLPDAGWDDAPAHSPHPARRRARVLEDGGPAPVCADGAPYNLITVFEPIGCAAGDSEGLVPALRSAVPLAVRGAAVVLTGWGPPERCATAAVLQVAARLADTARPPRTGPGRWRPTLRDDLEDVAARAGLKPDGSGRVSCPFGYADVGSAVRGLLSTGLFDAAVRATDRSQVEKEVAEALHPHRREDGTVWMPNVFRYLVCVT; from the coding sequence ATGACACCAACGCTCGTCCGGAACCAGCTGGGCGCGGACGCCTCCGCGCCGGCGGACGCCGGTACCCGCGCACGCGACTGGGCCGAGATCCAGGAACGCATGCTCGCGCCGCTCTACGAGGCGGTGTACGACCGGATGGAGATCGGGGCCGCCACCCGGATGCTGTCCCTCGGCTGCGGTTCGGGCCTCGCGATGCTCGTCGCGGCGGCCCGGGGGGCGCACGTCACGGGTGTGGACTCCGACCGGGAGCGTCTTGCGCTGGCCCGCGCGCGGCTGCTGCCCGACGCGGGCTGGGACGACGCGCCCGCGCACTCCCCGCACCCGGCCCGCCGCCGGGCCCGGGTGCTGGAGGACGGGGGTCCCGCGCCCGTCTGCGCGGACGGCGCTCCGTACAACCTGATCACGGTCTTCGAGCCGATCGGCTGCGCGGCCGGGGACTCCGAGGGGCTGGTGCCGGCGCTGCGCTCGGCGGTGCCGCTGGCCGTCCGGGGCGCGGCGGTGGTGCTGACCGGCTGGGGTCCGCCGGAGCGCTGCGCCACGGCCGCGGTGCTCCAAGTGGCCGCACGCCTTGCGGACACCGCGCGTCCGCCGCGTACGGGGCCGGGCCGGTGGCGGCCGACCCTCCGGGACGATCTGGAGGACGTGGCGGCGCGGGCCGGGCTGAAGCCGGACGGTTCGGGGCGGGTGTCCTGCCCGTTCGGTTACGCGGACGTGGGCAGCGCGGTGCGCGGCCTGCTGTCCACCGGGCTCTTCGACGCCGCCGTACGGGCCACGGACCGCTCCCAGGTGGAGAAGGAGGTCGCGGAGGCCCTGCACCCGCACCGGCGGGAGGACGGCACGGTGTGGATGCCGAACGTCTTCCGCTATCTGGTCTGCGTGACCTGA
- the rpsP gene encoding 30S ribosomal protein S16: MAVKIKLKRLGKIRSPHYRIVVADSRTRRDGRAIEEIGLYHPVQNPSRIEVNSERAQYWLSVGAQPTEPVLAILKLTGDWQAHKGLPAPAPLLQPEPKADKRALFEALSADGDEAKGEAITPKAKKADKKADEAADAAESTESTEA; this comes from the coding sequence GTGGCAGTCAAGATCAAGCTGAAGCGTCTGGGCAAGATCCGTTCGCCTCACTACCGCATCGTCGTCGCCGACTCCCGTACCCGCCGTGACGGCCGGGCCATCGAGGAGATCGGCCTGTACCACCCGGTGCAGAACCCCTCGCGCATCGAGGTCAACTCGGAGCGTGCGCAGTACTGGCTGTCCGTCGGCGCCCAGCCGACCGAGCCGGTTCTCGCGATCCTGAAGCTCACCGGTGACTGGCAGGCCCACAAGGGTCTCCCGGCCCCCGCGCCGCTGCTGCAGCCGGAGCCCAAGGCTGACAAGCGCGCGCTGTTCGAGGCGCTGTCCGCGGACGGCGACGAGGCCAAGGGTGAGGCCATCACCCCCAAGGCCAAGAAGGCCGACAAGAAGGCGGACGAGGCGGCTGACGCTGCCGAGTCCACCGAGTCGACCGAGGCCTGA
- a CDS encoding RNA-binding protein: MLEEALEHLVKGIVDNPDDVQVAERTLRRGRVLEVRVHPDDLGKVIGRNGRTARALRTVVGAIGGRGIRVDLVDVDQVR, from the coding sequence ATGCTCGAGGAGGCTCTCGAGCACCTCGTGAAGGGCATCGTCGACAACCCCGACGACGTGCAGGTTGCCGAGCGCACCCTGCGTCGCGGGCGCGTGCTGGAGGTCCGGGTCCACCCCGACGACCTCGGCAAGGTGATCGGCCGTAACGGCCGCACCGCTCGCGCCCTGCGTACGGTCGTGGGTGCCATCGGCGGCCGTGGGATCCGTGTCGACCTCGTCGATGTGGACCAGGTTCGCTGA
- the rimM gene encoding ribosome maturation factor RimM (Essential for efficient processing of 16S rRNA), whose product MQLVVARIGRAHGIKGEVTVEVRTDEPELRLGPGAVLATEPAATGPLTVEAGRVHSGRLLLRFEGVRDRTAAEALRNTLLIAEVDPDELPEEEDEFYDHQLIDLDVVLADGTGIGRITEISHLPSQDLFIVERPDGSEVMIPFVEEIVSEIDLEEQRAVITPPPGLIDESEAVIASSRDEGTGEAASGDAASGDAAEAPKGDA is encoded by the coding sequence GTGCAGTTGGTAGTCGCGCGGATCGGCCGCGCCCACGGCATCAAGGGCGAGGTCACCGTCGAGGTACGAACGGACGAGCCGGAGCTGCGGCTCGGCCCCGGCGCCGTCCTGGCCACCGAACCGGCGGCGACGGGTCCGCTGACGGTCGAGGCGGGCCGGGTCCACAGCGGCCGGCTGCTGCTGCGCTTCGAGGGCGTACGCGACCGCACCGCCGCCGAGGCCCTCCGCAACACCCTCCTGATCGCCGAGGTGGACCCGGACGAACTGCCCGAGGAGGAGGACGAGTTCTACGACCACCAGCTGATCGATCTCGACGTGGTGCTCGCCGACGGCACCGGGATCGGCCGGATCACCGAGATCTCCCACCTGCCCTCGCAGGACCTGTTCATCGTGGAGCGCCCCGACGGCAGCGAGGTGATGATCCCCTTCGTCGAGGAGATCGTCAGCGAGATCGACCTGGAGGAACAGCGCGCGGTCATCACCCCGCCGCCGGGTCTGATCGACGAGAGCGAGGCCGTGATCGCCTCCTCCCGCGACGAGGGGACCGGCGAAGCGGCATCCGGCGATGCGGCCTCCGGGGACGCGGCCGAGGCGCCGAAGGGCGACGCCTGA
- the trmD gene encoding tRNA (guanosine(37)-N1)-methyltransferase TrmD, translated as MRLDVVTIFPEYLEPLNVSLVGKARARGVLDVHVHDLREWTYDRHNTVDDTPYGGGPGMVMKTEPWGDALDESLADGYEAGAHSPVLVVPTPSGRPFTQELAVELSAAPWLLFTPARYEGIDRRVIDEYATRLRVVEVSIGDYVLAGGEAAVLVITEAVARLLPGVLGNAESHRDDSFAPGAMANLLEGPVYTKPPEWRGRSIPDVLLSGHHGKIARWRRDQAFARTALNRPDLIERCEASAFDKKDREILSILGFAPEPGGRFWRRPTAVEE; from the coding sequence ATGCGGCTCGACGTCGTCACGATCTTCCCGGAGTACCTGGAACCGCTGAACGTCTCCCTCGTCGGCAAGGCCCGCGCCCGCGGCGTGCTGGACGTCCACGTCCACGACCTGCGGGAGTGGACGTACGACCGGCACAACACGGTCGACGACACCCCCTACGGCGGCGGACCCGGCATGGTCATGAAGACCGAGCCCTGGGGCGACGCCCTGGACGAGTCCCTGGCCGACGGCTACGAGGCCGGGGCGCACTCCCCGGTCCTCGTCGTGCCCACGCCCAGCGGCCGGCCGTTCACCCAGGAACTCGCCGTCGAGCTCTCCGCCGCACCCTGGCTGCTCTTCACCCCGGCCCGCTACGAGGGCATCGACCGCCGGGTGATCGACGAGTACGCCACCCGGCTGCGGGTCGTCGAGGTCTCCATCGGGGACTATGTGCTGGCCGGCGGGGAAGCGGCCGTCCTGGTGATCACGGAGGCGGTGGCCCGGCTGCTGCCCGGTGTCCTCGGCAACGCCGAATCCCACCGGGACGACTCCTTCGCCCCGGGCGCGATGGCCAACCTCCTGGAGGGGCCCGTCTACACCAAGCCGCCCGAGTGGCGCGGCCGGTCCATCCCGGACGTCCTGCTCAGCGGCCACCACGGGAAGATCGCGCGCTGGCGGCGCGACCAGGCCTTCGCCCGTACCGCCCTCAACCGCCCCGATCTGATCGAGCGGTGCGAGGCGAGCGCCTTCGACAAGAAGGACCGCGAGATCCTCTCCATCCTCGGCTTCGCGCCGGAGCCCGGCGGCCGATTTTGGCGCAGGCCCACCGCCGTGGAAGAATAG
- the rplS gene encoding 50S ribosomal protein L19, translating to MASLLDGVNAATLRSDVPAFRPGDTVNVHVRVIEGNRSRIQQFKGVVIRRQGAGVSETFTVRKVSFSVGVERTFPVHSPIFEKIELVTRGDVRRAKLYFLRELRGKAAKIKEKRDN from the coding sequence ATGGCTTCCCTGCTCGATGGCGTCAATGCCGCCACCCTCCGTTCGGACGTCCCGGCGTTCCGCCCCGGTGACACCGTCAACGTCCACGTGCGCGTGATCGAGGGCAACCGCTCCCGTATCCAGCAGTTCAAGGGTGTTGTCATCCGCCGCCAGGGCGCGGGCGTCAGCGAGACCTTCACGGTCCGCAAGGTCTCCTTCTCCGTCGGCGTCGAGCGCACCTTCCCGGTGCACAGCCCGATCTTCGAGAAGATCGAGCTCGTCACCCGCGGTGACGTCCGTCGCGCCAAGCTGTACTTCCTCCGTGAGCTGCGCGGCAAGGCCGCGAAGATCAAGGAGAAGCGCGACAACTGA
- the lepB gene encoding signal peptidase I: MDTQAQHSERDRSSEPDAGSGERSRFSRTRARVASALSWRRVFAGAILATVALLLFSAYVVQPFLIPSRSMEPTLQVGDRVLVNKLAYRFGAEPERGDVVVFDGTGSFVREDLDANPLTGLVRGAAASLGLAEPADTDFVKRVVGVAGDRVVCCDRRGRLAVNGTVVDEPYLYPGDTASRAPFDIVVSAGALWMMGDHRSRSSDSRDHLGSPGGGMVPVERVTGRVDWLGWPPARVGSLTGTGAFGDVRAPGAAHG, from the coding sequence ATGGACACGCAAGCACAGCACTCGGAGCGCGACCGCTCCTCGGAACCCGATGCGGGGTCCGGGGAGAGGTCGCGCTTTTCGCGTACGCGGGCCCGCGTCGCCTCCGCGCTGTCGTGGCGGCGGGTGTTCGCCGGGGCGATCCTGGCCACCGTCGCCCTGCTGCTGTTCAGTGCTTACGTGGTCCAGCCCTTCCTGATCCCCAGCCGCTCGATGGAGCCCACGCTGCAGGTCGGCGACCGGGTGCTCGTGAACAAGCTGGCGTACCGTTTCGGTGCCGAGCCCGAGCGCGGCGACGTGGTGGTCTTCGACGGGACAGGATCGTTCGTACGGGAGGACCTCGACGCGAACCCCCTGACCGGGCTGGTGCGCGGGGCGGCGGCTTCCCTGGGGCTCGCGGAGCCCGCCGACACCGACTTCGTGAAGCGGGTGGTGGGCGTGGCCGGAGACCGCGTCGTGTGCTGCGACAGGCGCGGGAGGCTCGCGGTCAACGGCACCGTGGTGGACGAGCCGTATCTGTACCCCGGGGACACCGCTTCCCGGGCGCCCTTCGACATCGTGGTGTCCGCCGGCGCTCTGTGGATGATGGGCGACCACCGCAGCCGCTCCAGCGACTCCCGGGACCACCTCGGATCGCCCGGCGGCGGGATGGTGCCCGTCGAGCGGGTGACCGGCCGGGTGGACTGGCTGGGCTGGCCGCCCGCCCGGGTCGGCTCGCTGACCGGGACCGGCGCCTTCGGTGACGTACGGGCGCCTGGCGCGGCGCATGGGTAA